TCCTGAGTGATAGAGAATAGAGAAGAATAACTATACCTACTACTCATATaattcactgaaaatgtaattttgaagATTTGATGTCTGTACTTACCAGGCCTTTGAGTAGGAATGATTCGTCTTTTCTAATTTAGACGGAAACAACTTTTTAGAAGGACATAAACTGTATATCTTAAACATAGTTTTTAGTATCATGTCAGAATGGGACAGCTTTGACAGCACAACATACCTACTTAGCAAGATGTCAATATATTCCATGTTACATTGCAGAACAAACACAGGGCtgaaacaataaacaaataattaatacTATGTTGAGGTTTGCCATATTACACAGTATCTTTACTAAGGTTTATTTTCTCAGAACTTTTTCACTGTATGTCACCTGAAAACCATAGGAAAGTTTTCAATGGTGATGAGCTGGACAAATAGCAGGTATGCCAGGCAAGCCCGTGACTCCAGGGCTTTAACGCTGTCCGTCTGGAGGTCCGACTCTTCTTTGGTCTTCAAAGCCTTGTAGAACAGGAGTCTTGGGAGAGGTTCATGAATGGCTGGCAGCATTGCCTATGATCGGAAACACAATGCTGTCTCTTTTAACTATGTTCATGTTCAGATTGTCTCTGTAAGGTTGATTTATTCCTTTAGCAAAAGCCATGGGGTGACTTACCAGTATGACTTTAGCAAAGTGCCAGAGTTGAGACTGTTGATTGATGTCTATAGACTGGTCTAACTGTGCTTGAAGGAGTGGCTCCCTTAAGCTCCCCATGCAGCTAGAGGGAATATCAATAATAATCTTATACATACGttttttttaaggtttttaATTTTCAAATACCCCCCCCGATCATTAACCTGCCTGAGGACTGAATCTTGGAAAACCAGCTCCTTCAAGCTACTTTTATATTCAAACaagcacaaagacagacaccTACAACTTGAGCAGCTCAGTCTTCAGCTGATTGTCTGAAGCAGTGTCTCCATCCCTGCCGCTGCACGtcctcttcacctcctccacgaACGGCTCCACAAACCGGACCAGGGCGGAGCAGCAGCTGCACAGACCGTGCGTGTCCTCCGCCTCCTGCTCCTTGGTGTAAGGCACTGGCAGCCGGGAAACCTGTTTTTGTAGGGCCACCAGCGTCAGACCTACCCAGGGGGCTTTCTGCTCACCCAGCCGCAGCAGCACTAGGAGAGACGGGGAGACATTTACCGACACAGAGAGGAGCCCGCTGAGGCAAGAATGCGTCATTAAGTCAGTGATGTATGTATGGGTTGTATGAACGCCATTCTGATTTGTTTTTGGGGGGGACTACATTAACAATGCATCTTTGAAGAGTAGAAGGTCATCAAGATGAAGATACTGTGCATTTCCAGTAGAGGGCAGGTAACACCACCCTCTGCGCAGGGACTCAACAGTGTAAGGTTTTAGCTGTTTGTAACTAGCTGGTCAGTATTACCTGTCTGAAGATGCGGGGCCATAAGTTTGATGGTAACGACAATAAGGTCTGGATGAAGGTCGTCTACTTGACCGAGCAAAATAAGCATGAGTTCCGTTGGGCTGCATGTCTGAGTGAGAAGAgttacacatccctgttaactCTAATGCTTTGCTGTGTATCTGTTCCCTGTTGAGCCTTGTGCCAGGCACTTCTGTTAAGTAGATAGTTCTGGCTTACCTTGGCCAGATGTGTGATGACAGCGTGACAGGTCAAGGAGTTGTTTCTCAGTACCTCGGCCACCAGGGGCGCCAGGAGGCCACAGCCCATAGACTCCACTATGCCCTGTGTCAGATAAGAAGGGGCAATGCTTttcaaatataatacattttgtgtccTCTCTAATTGAAAGAAAGCTGCAGCTGATGATAGATAACATCTGCACAAGTGTACTGTATCGCTCTCTTGCAGATGACCACTTCGCtgaccaatacatttttgttgacatCCTTGCAAAGTATAAACCCCTGAGATTTTAGTTCAAGTCTGAGcctaaaaatacatgaattaagaattccatgttttctttttagaaCAAATATTCCTTCAAAAGAGATTTAAAAAAGGCCACAGATTTCTCATTTGTGAGTCAATATAATTTTGTCCAGACAGAAACCCTCTGAGGCTCTGAAAAACATAGAAACCCCCCCCGACATATGCTCATGTAAGTGTAGAGCGTGGAGGACAGAGAGGCGTGGGGAGGTGGGACATCCACGGGCACTTAGAGAAGAGACTTTACAAACAGGGTTACCACCAGTGGAGCGGGAAATCTGACTGGATATCGGCTGGTTCAGTCCCCACACCTTCAGGTCAACAGGCCAACAACAAACTCTGAGTAGAGGAAGAGTGGCTATCATTATTATGTATGAGTGCCAAAGGGTACCCATTGCCTTACTCGAGCCCTGGTCAAAATTAGCACACCCTGTAGGAAATAGTGGTCTGTTTGGGATGCACTTGTAATTTCATGTAGTTTCATGGTGGCGATGTCCTATACTGTTAGCTTTAAGAGTGGACTTGCAGTTGTTGTCCGAGTGGAGACCTGCGTGTGGCTGTGCCTGGCTTCAGTGCTGTCAGCCTCTGGGGCGTATGATAGATCTACTCATCAATACTTCTGTGTTTtacccacacacatttcaagTTTTATTTGTATACGAACAAGAGACACAAGTTAGGGATCATTCACTGAAACACTAAATTCCCTCATGACAATTATGCTTATCAGGTGGCGAGGATGTTTTAATTGTGCAGTAGTGATACACTATTAATAAAAAGGATTTGGGTATCAGCAGTTATGAAGTGTGTTCAGCTTTTAATGGCGATTATAATGTCTGTATGAATTCAAATGTAGATAACAATTACAGTTACGTTTAGGTATTAACTTGAGAGTGATTATGTTGGGGGTTCATGTTTTGGATGGGGTTAAAATAGAAAGTGACAATACCAGTAAGTGTAGACATTCATTTTAAGTTGTTAATTTAAAGCTTAGAGATAACAGAAtgtttgcatttgcattgtaatTTCAGACATTGTCCTGGTATTTGCATTGTAATTTCAGACATTGTCCTGGTATTTGCATTGTAATTTCAGACATGGTTCTAGTATTTGCATTGTAATTTCAGACATGGTTCTAGTATTTGCACTGTAATTTCAGACATGGTTCTAgtatttgcattgtattttCAGACATGGTTCTAGTATTTGCATTGTAATTTCAGACATGGTTCTAGTATTTGCATTGTAATTTCAGGCATGGTCCTAGTATTTGCATTGTAATTTCAGACATGGTCCTAGTATTTGCATTGTAATTTCAGACATGGTCCTAGTATTTTCATTAGTAGAGGAATAAGTGTTTCACCATAGCAGCTTCTGTGGTCAAAATAGGAATTATCTAGTGGAAACCAGGGCAAGTAACCAATGTGGGAATCGCTCagtcatttcctggttgctacAATTCTGCGGTTTGCTTAACTTCAGTTTATGGGATAAAAACTATTAAGTCACTGCCCTGCATGATTGCAATCAGGAGATTGCATGATAGCAATCAAGTAAATGCATGGTACTTTCTTAGGGGTTTGGCTAACCACAGATGATGTTGTCCAACAGTATTTCTTAGTGGAGGTCTACCTTGTGGGTCGGGTGCCTGCCCAATCAGTTGTGGTTGCAACGCACTTCTAGGTTTCGGCAGAAATGTCCTGGTTAAGTGAGGAATGTGATAAACAAAAAGTAGGGCGACATTGTGTAATGTGCATAAGACGACACTTTCCTGAGCccactgggagttgctgcaatgaggTATGGCCATAATCAAGCATTGAGCATACACAATTTGAAGGGGATAAAATCACCTGCTCtaaaaatatatctatataaaGAAAATGGATTTCTGCATTTACCTGGTTCTTCTCATCCTGAATGAAATCCAACAGTTTTGATGTATCGCCCTGTTTGATACAGGTCAAGCCAGCATTCTGGAACAGTTCTTGGTCCTCTGGCCTCAAACCACCTTCCACAACAGCCTTTCGCTGTAAAGATTCAAGATGTCAACTGAGACTACTCAGTACCAGCTAGTTCAAAATAGGTTCTGACAGTATTATGTATCTAATGAATCATATTATGATATAGTTAAGTATACAAGTATTATTGTTAATGTAGCTCAAtcttaacattattttacaagCCACTGTTAGCATGTTAGCTTACCCATCTCTGGATGACATCTTGCAACTGATCAGCCATCCTCCTTGTTTGTCCTGACAAGCAATCCTTGGGGGGAGGtctgaaaaattattttgaatattcGAATTCCAGAAGTACTATTAATATGTAACCAACTGCCAAGAAGTACACAAGATAGATACTGATGcagtttaaaatgtgtagtggtAGCGGTGGATTGCTCAGATCCCTTGGTAAACCTCTTAGCAAACCGAATGTGCCTGAGATGTAATAGGATTAAACCAGTGCTGCATGATAATGGCAGACAATAGAAGTGTCTGGAATGCTCTGACTGAGTAGTGAGTCTCAGACAACCCTAAATCACTCAAAATGACTGAGTTGTGGTGGGCTgggtttgtctctgtgtctttataAGGATCCATTGATATAGATGTGAAGTTCCTCTTGAACATCTAATGCATTACAGACATTGTGACCTAAAAGGGCCGGAGCTGAGCTGTAATGGACTGAGCTGTAATATAAGGTCAGCTTGCTTCCACAGACAGATCAACAGCTGTAGCTTGTTGTGTGGCAGCTTTCCTTGGTCCTGATTTAAGAGACATAGCTAGAGCGAGCCAGAAGACTGTTTGAACGATAGGATTTAGGCAGCAGCTGCTGGTTAGGATAGGTTTGCTCTGGGTATTGGTCCATGATGAAAGCAAACCTCTAAACAAAAGCCATGAGCAAATACACAAGCGGACAGGAAGCCGGGCCTCTGTGTGCTGTGTTGACTCTGATTTCGTTTTTTAATTGGAGGCTGATGATTTTCCTGATGTGAGTTTGTTTCCTCCTCTACTGTAGGTCAAACTGCatacaacagaaaataataatcctGTAGGTCTAAAATATCTCTGGAGACGAGAGAGAGGTGAATGTTTGGTCCAAAATTAgtgacattttttaaaacataacatGCATTCTTTAACATGTGGACAAATATTCGTAAAAATATAAGGTGTTGCATAATGGAGAAAATGGAGGGTCATGTTGGCTGTAACTGGAAAAGGAAGTTACTGCCATCACTCACCCTTGTTACCATCTTGATTTTACTGAACTTTAGGCTGCAGCTCTTATGGTTTATCATGGTATTATTGATTGTTCTTTGCTGATAACAGTGATCAACATAGTGTCCTcaacaattattggcaccctagaTGAATATGCAAAGGTgccattgttgtttatcagtttGATCTTaaactcaaaatgtatttgagtaAAAAATATTCTAGAAGTAATAATGCTTTTCAAAAACATGGTGCCACACTGACACCCTGAAAAATCTTATGAACCAAATCTTGTTGATGTATagtaatgttaatattttacgTTTTGAGTCTTTGTGAATTTTTAAGTGGTCATCCTCAACcacctgtttcactggggtataaatatagAAAATCTGGATCTGTGTATTTGGATCTCCAAATACACCCGAAAATCTTTCATGGATCAGAGGTTTGCGTTTTTGCAATAAAcacctaaatcccattgaaaacatgtgggGTGAGCTGATGACGAGAGTCCACAAGTAAGGGCCAAGGACTCTGAAGTTGTCTGCATGGTAAACAAACCCCTTGCTATGTGTTCTCCCACCTTATCAGCCATAGGAGACAACTCTGAGCTGTTATTTCTGTGAATGAAGTATGACATATTTACAAAGGATGGACAtgtttatgtaaacaaaacaaaaatcgtCATGAAAACATATTCCACTGGTGTGCCAAGCATGAAGGTCATAACTGCTGTCTAGGATCAAAGGTCATGTCAGAGGTTCAGTTCACTATGAATGCAAAATAACATAAAACCACATTTCCattaatgaaagaaaatgtcatgCCCTTTTTCTCAGTTCTACCCTATTTGCTGTTCCAGTTATTTGCGTGGCTGGGGAAAGTTGTAGACGACGTGCTGTAGCTATAAATACATGATGTATCGTATATCGTTATAAAATCCTATACCAAAGCCTTACCACAGACAACCATGATAATGCATTGGGTCAACTGCTTCACTTGGGATTTTGACAATAAAGACTAAGAATACTTTTGTAAAGTGGTGccaaattatatattatttgcaTTGAAATGCAATCCTTTTGCTTGGTGTCTTCCTACTTCTGAAGACAACATGTACTGACACTAGATTTGTTCTCTTTTCCAAAGAGGAAAATCAGCTCAACTTCACATTAATATTGCAttgtgcctttgtaaaaaggcGGACTGTTTTCAGCTTCAAGCCCAGGACCAAACTCTACCTCTAGAGGCCACTGTTTTCGCAATGTCAGCTTGGGG
The nucleotide sequence above comes from Esox lucius isolate fEsoLuc1 chromosome 8, fEsoLuc1.pri, whole genome shotgun sequence. Encoded proteins:
- the LOC105011777 gene encoding glomulin, whose amino-acid sequence is MADQLQDVIQRWRKAVVEGGLRPEDQELFQNAGLTCIKQGDTSKLLDFIQDEKNQGIVESMGCGLLAPLVAEVLRNNSLTCHAVITHLAKTCSPTELMLILLGQVDDLHPDLIVVTIKLMAPHLQTVLLRLGEQKAPWVGLTLVALQKQVSRLPVPYTKEQEAEDTHGLCSCCSALVRFVEPFVEEVKRTCSGRDGDTASDNQLKTELLKFCMGSLREPLLQAQLDQSIDINQQSQLWHFAKVILAMLPAIHEPLPRLLFYKALKTKEESDLQTDSVKALESRACLAYLLFVQLITIENFPMVFSPVFVLQCNMEYIDILLSRKDESFLLKGLELYTTCLEKVENNSLQVELLDLKSFYRVPQHMVQILTVCPIQHLRRKAIKVFQLYIDKLGPEAKHIFFRCMMKTSRHAGVEGYIIKNIKNQIALSLKSGRESEWFVGIQVVPLLRQVLCFPRGPETDLLHSMDRVMESLNLLRYLLMRDKDWPLTSGIWPELCKIKEDYLKVLRVCLALSRAYYAGEVKTMREDRKAQAQEARDARGAPVQTMRVKEEKVSDMTPEMQYQVLQCALVTFDLMESLVVHIEEICEEKVKTGTAV